One genomic window of Methanobacterium petrolearium includes the following:
- a CDS encoding zinc-ribbon domain-containing protein, translating to MPYLICNKCGSYYELQEGESPEDFGLKCSCGGELIYVEKLEGIENSNESETTIICPQCGMENKDNSVSCQECGAKLSRTDKSSKKVFLILRDILYKDFQDFQIQWIIMAIGSAFMLVIMVIEMNT from the coding sequence ATGCCTTATTTAATTTGTAACAAATGTGGAAGTTACTATGAACTCCAAGAAGGAGAATCTCCAGAAGATTTTGGCCTCAAATGTTCCTGTGGTGGAGAATTAATTTATGTAGAAAAACTTGAAGGAATAGAAAATTCAAATGAATCCGAAACTACAATAATCTGCCCTCAGTGTGGAATGGAAAATAAAGATAATTCGGTTTCTTGTCAGGAATGTGGAGCAAAACTTTCAAGAACGGATAAATCATCAAAAAAGGTATTTTTAATACTTCGGGATATTCTATACAAAGATTTTCAAGATTTTCAAATACAATGGATTATTATGGCCATAGGTTCTGCCTTCATGTTAGTAATAATGGTTATTGAGATGAATACATGA
- a CDS encoding DUF3221 domain-containing protein, producing MKIITLFAILVVLMMGVVYGVMFATGEERADMDGKIIGICHADPNDENNTQDSILVEGIVAGNSQICNVSVKINNDTVILRKNGNKRENASLDDMKTGTEVAVMFTGPFLESYPPQTTGKEIVIIP from the coding sequence ATGAAGATCATAACCTTGTTTGCAATATTAGTTGTGTTAATGATGGGGGTAGTTTATGGGGTTATGTTTGCAACTGGAGAAGAAAGGGCTGATATGGATGGTAAAATCATCGGAATCTGTCATGCAGATCCTAATGATGAAAATAATACCCAGGATTCTATTTTGGTTGAGGGAATAGTTGCCGGTAACAGCCAAATCTGTAACGTATCTGTTAAGATTAATAATGACACAGTTATACTCAGAAAAAATGGGAATAAACGTGAAAATGCATCTTTGGATGACATGAAAACCGGGACTGAGGTGGCGGTAATGTTTACCGGACCCTTCCTTGAGTCATATCCCCCACAGACCACGGGTAAGGAGATTGTTATCATCCCTTAA
- a CDS encoding methyltransferase domain-containing protein has product MRKDYVHGYSEREAIRLVDQAKALALLMHHDTSYPEDSMVLEAGCGVGAQTITLARNSPLAEITSVDISEPSLNHAKALINREGFSNVKFQIADIMKLPFEDETFDHVFICFVLEHLPDPVGALLSLKKVLKKGGSITVIEGDHGSCYFYPETAEAVKVWQCLIKVQKDLKCNPLMGRELYPLLTEAGFKNIEVDPRVVYVDSSKGELVDRFIKKTIIAMVEGVKEQAIESGLIDIEIWEKGIKDLHKSAEPSGTFFYNFFKGIATK; this is encoded by the coding sequence ATGAGAAAAGATTATGTCCATGGATACTCAGAAAGAGAAGCAATTAGACTGGTTGATCAGGCAAAAGCACTGGCCCTGCTAATGCATCATGACACAAGTTATCCTGAAGATAGTATGGTACTGGAGGCTGGTTGTGGAGTAGGAGCCCAGACCATCACCCTGGCTAGGAACAGTCCTCTGGCAGAAATAACTTCAGTGGATATATCAGAACCATCTTTAAATCATGCAAAGGCTTTAATTAACAGGGAAGGGTTTTCAAATGTTAAATTTCAAATAGCAGATATCATGAAACTCCCATTTGAGGATGAAACCTTTGACCATGTGTTCATTTGCTTTGTTTTAGAACATCTGCCTGACCCAGTGGGAGCACTTCTAAGTTTGAAGAAGGTTCTAAAAAAAGGAGGCTCTATCACTGTTATTGAAGGAGATCATGGCTCCTGTTACTTCTATCCAGAGACTGCAGAGGCTGTAAAAGTCTGGCAGTGTTTGATTAAGGTTCAAAAAGATTTGAAGTGTAATCCATTAATGGGCAGGGAACTCTACCCTCTATTAACTGAAGCAGGATTTAAAAACATCGAAGTAGATCCCAGAGTGGTTTATGTGGACTCCAGCAAGGGCGAACTGGTGGATAGATTTATAAAAAAGACTATCATTGCCATGGTGGAAGGAGTTAAAGAGCAGGCAATTGAATCCGGCTTGATAGATATTGAAATATGGGAGAAGGGTATTAAAGATTTACACAAATCAGCAGAACCTTCTGGAACATTTTTCTATAACTTTTTCAAGGGAATAGCTACGAAGTAA
- a CDS encoding winged helix-turn-helix domain-containing protein yields MRRMLWYLIAGTRGGVNRAKIINFLNERPYNVNQLAEILEVDYKTIRYHIDVLEENEMVMPAGEKYGTMYFLTTKMEENYGIFMEIWNEIVDK; encoded by the coding sequence ATGAGAAGGATGCTATGGTACTTGATCGCAGGAACCAGAGGGGGTGTAAATAGGGCTAAAATTATAAATTTCCTAAATGAAAGGCCCTATAATGTTAATCAGCTTGCAGAGATTCTTGAAGTTGATTATAAAACCATAAGGTACCATATTGATGTTCTGGAAGAAAATGAGATGGTTATGCCTGCTGGGGAAAAATATGGTACCATGTACTTTTTAACCACAAAAATGGAAGAAAATTACGGTATTTTCATGGAAATTTGGAACGAAATCGTGGATAAATAG
- a CDS encoding class I SAM-dependent methyltransferase, giving the protein MSKFEKSGWAEKKHAKEFVENADIYILERKRLFMILKSFYKYFLLDSELERPIKVLDLGCGNGALTMELLKEDDKIQATLVDGSSEMLKNARENLEPYSHINFIHKTFQKLLKSESEESDILVDGFDLVISSLAIHHLHLEEKRSFFSYIYNHLNHGGFFLNIDVVKAPVNELERWYRVLWSEWIHENQDNLEVDTNFEYLPLQYKNNPDNHPDNLQDQLDALKSVGFKQVDCYYKYGVFSIYGGKK; this is encoded by the coding sequence ATGAGCAAATTCGAAAAATCAGGATGGGCAGAGAAAAAACATGCCAAAGAATTCGTAGAAAACGCTGATATCTACATATTGGAAAGAAAAAGATTATTCATGATATTAAAATCATTTTATAAATATTTCCTGTTAGACAGTGAATTGGAAAGGCCAATTAAGGTTTTAGATCTGGGTTGTGGTAATGGAGCACTAACCATGGAACTATTAAAGGAAGATGATAAAATCCAGGCCACTTTAGTTGATGGTTCCTCTGAAATGCTCAAAAATGCCCGGGAAAATCTGGAACCATATAGTCATATAAATTTTATCCATAAAACATTCCAAAAACTACTTAAAAGTGAATCAGAAGAGAGTGATATTCTAGTTGATGGATTTGATCTTGTGATTTCATCCCTGGCCATCCACCACCTACACCTTGAAGAGAAAAGATCGTTTTTCTCTTACATATATAATCATCTAAATCATGGTGGGTTTTTTTTAAACATAGATGTGGTTAAAGCTCCTGTCAATGAGCTGGAAAGATGGTATCGTGTACTTTGGAGTGAATGGATACATGAAAACCAGGATAATCTGGAAGTTGATACAAATTTTGAGTATCTGCCACTACAGTACAAAAACAATCCAGATAATCATCCTGATAACTTGCAAGATCAGTTGGATGCCTTAAAATCTGTGGGATTCAAACAAGTGGACTGTTATTATAAGTACGGAGTATTTTCTATTTATGGAGGAAAGAAATAA
- a CDS encoding pyrroline-5-carboxylate reductase family protein: MEKIGFIGYGAMGSMIIRGILRSGVLKESEMIISTRSLNKLSDLQKSHPEIEIAQSNKTVAEKSQKIFLFIKTGQVKESLEEINDHTSVNTHIICIAAGLTIENIEKVFPGKISKVIPSLTSEVNEGISLVAHNLQVTPEDAEFVEKIFQSIGEVKIVNEKEFPIATNLTSSAPAFISFIIMKFTESALEHDIFTRKEAEEMVTETLYGTAKLLQEKDLTFEDVIRQVATKGGITEEGLKVLDQGLTPLFDELFASTLKKYEKVETQLDNEYEN; this comes from the coding sequence ATGGAAAAAATTGGATTCATTGGTTACGGTGCCATGGGGAGCATGATAATTAGGGGAATCCTCAGATCTGGAGTTTTAAAAGAATCTGAAATGATCATTAGCACCCGCAGCCTGAACAAACTATCAGATTTACAGAAATCACATCCAGAGATAGAAATTGCTCAAAGTAACAAAACAGTAGCAGAAAAATCACAAAAAATATTTTTATTCATCAAAACAGGACAGGTTAAAGAATCATTAGAAGAAATAAATGATCATACCTCTGTTAACACGCATATAATCTGCATAGCCGCAGGTTTAACCATAGAAAACATTGAAAAAGTTTTTCCAGGAAAAATAAGCAAGGTAATTCCTAGTTTAACCTCCGAGGTCAATGAAGGAATATCTTTAGTTGCCCATAACTTGCAGGTAACTCCAGAAGATGCTGAATTTGTGGAAAAAATCTTCCAAAGCATCGGCGAAGTGAAAATCGTAAACGAAAAGGAATTTCCCATTGCAACTAATCTAACCAGCTCTGCCCCGGCATTTATATCATTCATAATAATGAAATTCACAGAATCTGCCCTGGAACATGATATTTTCACCCGGAAAGAAGCAGAAGAAATGGTTACAGAAACTCTATATGGAACAGCCAAACTCCTTCAAGAAAAAGATCTGACATTTGAAGATGTGATAAGACAAGTGGCAACTAAAGGAGGAATCACTGAAGAAGGATTGAAGGTCCTTGACCAGGGATTAACTCCTTTATTTGATGAACTATTTGCAAGCACCCTGAAAAAATATGAAAAGGTTGAAACACAACTAGATAATGAATATGAAAACTGA
- a CDS encoding YbhB/YbcL family Raf kinase inhibitor-like protein produces MEKKLILGLGVVLVSLAVFVSGCTTQSNQITNQTSNQSGSFQITSTAFVQGGQIPQKYTADGEDISPPLSWTSAPQNTVSFTITCEDPDASGSGGGAFYHWIVFDISANITQLSEGITNQRTLDNGAKQGTNDMGTIGYSGPSPPRGTHRYAFKIYALDTTLNLEPGATKQQVKDAMEGHVLAEAQITGKYGA; encoded by the coding sequence ATGGAAAAAAAGCTAATTTTAGGTTTAGGGGTAGTACTGGTATCTCTGGCTGTTTTTGTATCAGGATGCACAACCCAAAGCAATCAAATCACCAATCAAACCAGTAATCAATCGGGAAGTTTTCAGATAACCAGCACGGCATTTGTTCAGGGTGGCCAAATACCACAGAAGTACACCGCGGATGGTGAGGATATATCCCCACCCCTTTCCTGGACTTCAGCACCCCAGAATACCGTAAGTTTCACCATAACCTGTGAAGATCCAGATGCATCAGGCTCTGGTGGGGGTGCATTCTACCACTGGATAGTGTTTGACATATCTGCAAACATCACCCAGCTATCTGAAGGCATAACCAACCAAAGAACATTGGATAACGGTGCAAAACAGGGAACCAACGATATGGGCACCATAGGTTACTCAGGACCATCACCACCCAGGGGAACACATAGATATGCATTTAAAATCTATGCACTGGATACTACGCTCAATTTGGAACCGGGAGCTACAAAACAGCAGGTGAAAGATGCAATGGAAGGCCACGTACTGGCTGAGGCACAGATCACTGGAAAATATGGAGCATAA
- a CDS encoding ABC transporter permease, translating into MINLLKSEYKKYKRTYIYTLGFLGMISPVLIIAIGTFMVRDDLITQGIYTWHSFTGRVVQLFIFLIGPLITSFIAISAVFYEYQSHTIGNILTTPYSRLKIITGKLVYVALFILGLYACVALTNTICALLLGFPITLDEVINYNSEFLLAGVTTLVIIPLAMILTLIFRSFIPAMVISVAGIIPNLAAYHWDKCYLSPWAAPEVLMLSIGGNLEIDPIYPIVSVILYSVLFVSALLLYFHYSDQY; encoded by the coding sequence ATGATTAATTTACTGAAATCTGAATATAAAAAGTATAAACGTACTTATATCTACACTCTTGGCTTTTTAGGGATGATATCGCCTGTATTAATCATTGCAATCGGCACTTTCATGGTAAGGGACGATTTAATAACCCAGGGTATATATACGTGGCATTCATTCACAGGCAGAGTGGTACAGTTATTCATATTCCTTATTGGGCCATTGATCACATCATTCATTGCCATAAGCGCTGTTTTTTATGAGTACCAGTCCCATACTATTGGAAACATTTTAACCACTCCTTATTCTCGGTTAAAAATCATCACCGGAAAATTAGTGTATGTTGCACTTTTCATTCTGGGGTTATATGCTTGTGTGGCTCTAACTAACACAATCTGCGCTCTCCTTTTAGGGTTTCCCATTACCCTGGATGAAGTAATCAACTACAACTCCGAATTCTTGCTGGCTGGTGTTACCACCCTGGTTATCATACCTTTGGCTATGATTTTGACTTTGATTTTCAGGAGTTTTATCCCGGCAATGGTCATATCAGTGGCGGGGATCATCCCTAACCTGGCAGCATATCACTGGGACAAATGTTATCTTTCCCCATGGGCTGCTCCTGAAGTTTTAATGCTTTCAATAGGGGGAAACTTAGAAATAGATCCTATTTATCCGATAGTGTCTGTTATATTGTATTCTGTACTCTTTGTAAGCGCACTTTTGCTTTACTTCCACTATTCGGATCAGTACTAA